Within Streptomyces sp. SS1-1, the genomic segment CGTGCCCGACGAACCCGCGTACGGCGGAGACCAGGATGACGACCGGGGGGCCGCTCGGCTGAGCGGCCCCTTGTTCCGGGAGGAACCGCCGCAGGCGCGGCCTCACCACACGCCGCAGGCGCAGCCGTTCCCGGCGGTGCCGCAGAATCCGGAGCCCATGCCCGACGCGTCGCAGCCGGCGCCCCCGCCGCAGAAGAAGAGCGCGGGACGCGACCTGACCGCTGCCATAGGGGTCGGCGTCGGGCTCGGCGTCGTGATCGTGGCGTCCCTGTTCGTCGTCAAGGCCGTGTTCGTCGGTGTGGTCGCCGTGGCCGTGGTCGTGGGCCTGTGGGAGCTGACCAAGCGGCTGGAGGAGCGCAAGGGCATCAAGGCGCCGCTCGTGCCGCTCGCGGTCGGTGGCGCCGCGATGGTGGTCGCCGGGTATGTGCGGGGCGCCGAGGGCGCCTGGGTGGCTATGGCGCTGACCGCGCTGGCCGTCCTGGTCTGGCGGATGACGGAACCGCCCGAGGACTATCTGCGGGACGTCACCGCCGGCGTCTTCGCGGCGTTCTACGTACCGTTCCTCGCCACCTTCGTCACGATGATGCTGACCGCGGACGACGGGGCGTGGCGCGTCCTGACGTTCCTGCTCCTGACGGTCGTCAGCGACACCGGCGCGTACGCCGTCGGCTGGCGCTTCGGCCGGACCAAGCTGGCGCCGCGCATCAGCCCCGGCAAGACCCGTGAGGGCCTGCTGGGCGCGGTGAGCTTCGCGATGGTGGCGGGCGCGCTGTGCATGCAGTTCCTGATCGACGACGGCCGCTGGTGGCAGGGCCTCCTGCTGGGCCTCGCGGTCGCGGCCAGCGCCACGCTGGGCGACCTCGGCGAGTCGATGATCAAGCGCGACCTGGGCATCAAGGACATGGGCACGCTCCTGCCGGGCCACGGCGGCATCATGGACCGCCTGGACTCCCTCCTGCCGACGGCACCGGTGGTGTGGCTGCTGCTGGTGGTGTTCGTGGGGTCGGGCTGACCCTGACGGCCCCGGTCCGCCGGTCGCCGGTCCGCGATGTCTTCTCCGGAGCCCCCGCTCGTGCTGAGCGGGGGCTTTGGCGTATGCCGATCTTGAGGTTCGGCAGGGTGGCTAGGGTGCGGCGGGAGACAGGTTCCTGGGGAACAGGTTCCTGGAGGACAGGTTCCGTGGGGGAGGGGGACGCATGGACGCCGACACCCGGGTCCGGACCCGCATGTCGGCGTACGCGATCGTCGCGGAGGGCGATCGGATGCTGCCGGCCAGGCTGTCGGACGCGTCGCCCGTCTTCGCACCGGG encodes:
- a CDS encoding phosphatidate cytidylyltransferase, producing the protein MNDSSWGAPTGAGQAGYWGPDDRGPVQGADPAGPAYDAPQAQQTRPMPIVPDEPAYGGDQDDDRGAARLSGPLFREEPPQARPHHTPQAQPFPAVPQNPEPMPDASQPAPPPQKKSAGRDLTAAIGVGVGLGVVIVASLFVVKAVFVGVVAVAVVVGLWELTKRLEERKGIKAPLVPLAVGGAAMVVAGYVRGAEGAWVAMALTALAVLVWRMTEPPEDYLRDVTAGVFAAFYVPFLATFVTMMLTADDGAWRVLTFLLLTVVSDTGAYAVGWRFGRTKLAPRISPGKTREGLLGAVSFAMVAGALCMQFLIDDGRWWQGLLLGLAVAASATLGDLGESMIKRDLGIKDMGTLLPGHGGIMDRLDSLLPTAPVVWLLLVVFVGSG